In the genome of Deinococcus radiotolerans, one region contains:
- a CDS encoding CarD family transcriptional regulator: MKQTAFEPGDRVVLPPYGIGVVSSVCLRPVAGEDQAYYQVDFPNTASRAFVPVASPDIAGMRAALTAHDMPALLDSLKTSRLNLPRQWAARHRRVTEILVSGNPFELAILTCELRRWNVERGLPDLDRQAFRRAIKLLEQEVSGLSDSGAQDVQQLLVHAWNETPQLVAAD; the protein is encoded by the coding sequence TTGAAGCAGACCGCCTTTGAACCCGGTGATCGCGTCGTCCTTCCACCATACGGAATTGGGGTGGTGAGCAGCGTCTGCCTGCGCCCCGTAGCCGGGGAAGATCAGGCCTACTACCAGGTGGACTTCCCAAACACGGCCAGCCGCGCCTTCGTACCGGTCGCCTCGCCGGACATCGCCGGGATGCGCGCCGCGCTGACGGCGCACGACATGCCGGCCCTGCTCGACTCTCTGAAGACCAGCCGCCTGAACCTGCCCCGCCAGTGGGCCGCCCGACACCGCCGCGTGACTGAGATCTTGGTCAGCGGCAACCCTTTTGAGCTGGCGATCCTCACCTGTGAACTGCGCCGCTGGAACGTCGAACGCGGCCTGCCAGACCTGGACCGTCAGGCGTTCCGCCGCGCGATCAAGCTGCTGGAGCAGGAGGTCAGCGGCCTGAGTGATTCCGGCGCACAGGACGTGCAGCAGCTGCTGGTGCACGCCTGGAATGAAACGCCACAGCTGGTGGCCGCTGACTGA